The Candidatus Glassbacteria bacterium DNA window AGCCGGAGGCCTACGTCCTGCTTGTTGCGCGGGTGGATGTCGTCGGCCTCGCCGATATCGGTGGTGACAGCCATGCCGGTGTTGAGCAGGTCGAGAGTCATGGTCTGGGCCTCGCGAAGTTCCGGCCAGACCTCGTCACCGGCGTTGAAATTCGCCAGCTGGACGAACAGGAACGGGAACGCGCCCACGCCGAACCGTCCGCGCCAGTCGCGGATCAGGGCGGGGAACAGATCGCGGTACTGGTAGCCGCGGTAGGCGTTGCTTTCACCCTGATACCAGGCCGCTCCCCGGATGGCATACGGGAGCAGGGGATCGATCATCCCGTTGAACAGCACGGTGGGCTGGTTGAAAAAAGCCGGCTCGGGTTTGCCCGCCGCGCGGGCTTCCTCGACTTCTTTCAGGTGCGCCTCGTAGCGGTCCTTCAGCCAGCTCTCGTCTTCGTTGAACGATGGCCATTCGGTGAATACGGATGAAATTTTGGAGTCGTTCTCCAGCGCCTGGCGGCTGATCCAGGCCTCGACAACGGTGCCGCCCCACGAGGAGTTGATTATCCCGACCGGGACACCGAGTTTTTCATTCAGTTCCCGGGCAAAAAAGTAGCCGACAGCACTCCAGTCGCCGACCGTTTCGGGCGAGGCCACTTCCCAGGCGCTCGACCGGGCCAGCGTATCCTGCGGCTCGCCGGCCTTGAACCGCGGCACGAAAAAGTGGCGGATTTTCAGGTTGGCGCTCGCTGCAATCTCTTCCTCGGCGTTCAGGCAGCTCTTGACCTGCATGGCCATGTTCGACTGGCCGGAGCAGAGCCAGACCTCGCCGGTCCAGACATCGGACAGCCGCAGAACGTTGGCTCCGGCTACAACCAGCTCGTGCGGGCCGCCCACGCCGAGGGGGCCGAGTTTCACCTGCCAGCGGCCGTCGGGTCCGGCCGTGGTCTCCGCCTGCTGCTCGGCGAAATAGACCACAACCTTTTCGCCGGGATCGGCCCAGCCCCAGACAGGCACGGCGCGGCCCATCTGCAGTACCATGTGGTCGGTGAAAATCCGGGCCAGCCGGACATCGGCACCGGCCGCCGCCGGGCAGAGGAGTGTTGCCGCCAGCAGGATTGGTGACAGGGCTTTGAGCGGAATTCTGGCGAAAGCCGACATCTGCTATCTCCTTGTGTGGGCGTTACGCAGTTCAATCAAAGAGTTCGAGTTCCGGCATGGTCTCCCAGTCATCGGTGCGGAACGGGGCAGCAGGCAGCCAGGCGGAGCCGTGATAAGTGCCGTAAAGATTCAGGTCCGCGGGAAAATTGGTCCAGGCGTAGCGGACCGCCACGGGCCCGGTCACTTGATCGCTCCAGACCACCACCGCGCCGTTTTCGATAACCGCTTTGGCGGCCACGAACACCCTGTCATCGCCCGCGACCGAAAAACCGCGGACCGGTTCGCCGTCGGATGAGGCCAGGCCATCGCCGGAGTTATTAAACTCCACCCGGCAGCGCGCGCCGGCGACAGTCATCGATTCGTACGCCGGGGCCTTGGAGGGGAGGTCTTCCAGGTACACCAGTCCGCGGGCTGCGATCGCCAGACGATTGCCCACCGCCTGCTTGTTGCGCGGGTGGATATCATGCCGCTCGCCCAAATCGATAGCCACGGCCATGGCTGTATTCGGCAATTCCAGCGCCGCGGCCTGGGCCTCGCGCAGCAACGGCCAGGTCTCGAGGCCTGCCTGGAAGCCGGGCAGCTGGACCCAGATGAACGGCAGATCGCGGCCCCATCTGTTCCGCCAGTCGGTGATTAAAGTCTGAAACAACCTGGCGTACTGGGCCGGCCGGGTGACATTCGCCTCCCCCTGGTACCAGATCACCCCCCGGATCCCCAACCCGGCCAGCGGCGCGATCATGCCGTTGTAGAGTACCGACGG harbors:
- a CDS encoding sialate O-acetylesterase — protein: MSAFARIPLKALSPILLAATLLCPAAAGADVRLARIFTDHMVLQMGRAVPVWGWADPGEKVVVYFAEQQAETTAGPDGRWQVKLGPLGVGGPHELVVAGANVLRLSDVWTGEVWLCSGQSNMAMQVKSCLNAEEEIAASANLKIRHFFVPRFKAGEPQDTLARSSAWEVASPETVGDWSAVGYFFARELNEKLGVPVGIINSSWGGTVVEAWISRQALENDSKISSVFTEWPSFNEDESWLKDRYEAHLKEVEEARAAGKPEPAFFNQPTVLFNGMIDPLLPYAIRGAAWYQGESNAYRGYQYRDLFPALIRDWRGRFGVGAFPFLFVQLANFNAGDEVWPELREAQTMTLDLLNTGMAVTTDIGEADDIHPRNKQDVGLRLARAARATAYMERIEYSGPLYESLEIEGGKARISFTHTGEGLVVRDDGEPAGFEIAGQDRRFVQATARIEGELVVVWSDEVPTPVAVRYAWRDNPEEANLYNVTADGTRLPASSFRTDDWPGKTSENR